TTCAATTGTAATCCATTCTGTTTTTCGATTAATAGAGCATGGGCGATCGCGATTAACGTCGGATTATTAGCGGAGACCCCACCATCGATATGAGGCAAGCTTTCTTCATCGTTATAAGGCAGTTCGTAGGGAGGGAAAAAGGTCGGAGCTGATGCTGAAGCGGTGCAAATCTTCCAGAGATCGATATTGTCGTACCAGGCTCCAGAGTCACTAGGATTATTGGCAAACCAGGTGGTATTACGAGAATACACATCATAAGCTGGAATCAGAATATAAGGCTTCACGATCTGGCTAATCTTCGGAGAACCTAACTCTGGGTGAATTAATTTTTTCTGCAATATTTTTGTCAAGCCTTGCTCGCCCTGTTCGTGGGGATATAACATATTGCTGCCCATAGCTTGACTTAATACTCGCCATTTACGCTGTTTGCGAACCGAGTCGAGGAAAATATTCTTTCCGTCTTCGAGGTAGACATCAATCATCTCTTGCGCCTTCATCTGACAAGCAATTGCGGCAGTGAGAATTGAGCCAGTCGATGTACCTGTAACTAAGTCAAAGTATTCGTGTAGCCCTTGTCCTTTAGTCTCTCTTATTACCGTTTCTACTTCTTGCAGCAGTCGTGCGGATAACACTCCGCGAATACCACCGCCATCTAAACTTAGAATTTTGAAGGTCATGGTTGTCTTCTTCCAATAACAAGTTACT
This genomic stretch from Roseofilum reptotaenium CS-1145 harbors:
- a CDS encoding patatin-like phospholipase family protein; amino-acid sequence: MTFKILSLDGGGIRGVLSARLLQEVETVIRETKGQGLHEYFDLVTGTSTGSILTAAIACQMKAQEMIDVYLEDGKNIFLDSVRKQRKWRVLSQAMGSNMLYPHEQGEQGLTKILQKKLIHPELGSPKISQIVKPYILIPAYDVYSRNTTWFANNPSDSGAWYDNIDLWKICTASASAPTFFPPYELPYNDEESLPHIDGGVSANNPTLIAIAHALLIEKQNGLQLKDIAVLSIGTGDTTCPYNYEEIKTWGLLGWARHLADMFLNPGSQNSEVICEQIVDSVGGDILRLDFDLNNHFQGDKRPGRLRPLLDKPYNQYILKQKNEYTEISEDIDNPESCLNLIEAAECYLECGEVYYKNKRGVPVRDAIRGFINTHSPYESSKGN